TCGTCCACAACCTCATATTATAAGTTATCTAGAAGCAAATTTACTTTTGGACAAAACTTCTAATGCTTGTTTCCAATCTCATGTCCACTTCCATCAAAAAGAAGTATATTCAAAGAAAGAAGGCAATATTAGCCTTAATGATGTTAATAGTTGGCTTGGTTGTAAAGAACAACTCAATCTTTGCGGGCTGGTGCACTTTCCGTTACGGAGTATAATTTACAAATTACATTACAATAACATCCTTCCTCCGTTACGGAAATATCACACCATTTGATTTTTACACCATTTACAACTCCGACTTTggcattttttgtgattcgtacgtaagaaaattttagttatgtgaagtcatgttagattcgtatcgatatatattttctaaatattacttttttttattttttatttgcacATAATTTGAGAtgttaagagtcaaagtaattaTTAGAATAGTAAAAGTTAACCATGGCGCGATATTTTCAAACAAAGGAAGTAGTTTTTTTGCAGCTGAGTGCACCCGCTTAAGATTGTGCTGCTCAATAGACTTAAGTCATAAATAGTGTCATGCATGACAACTTTTCTACTTGATAATGAATTGGTGGTTGGTCGTTCGGGAGGATGTGGAATTGGGAGTTTGGGACGTATAAGTGTATAACGAATTTATGACTAAGTTGGGAAGGAATGTAAAGGGGATGAACTTGTTTCAATTTCTATTACTTCATACTTTCTCTGTTCCGCAATAGATGTATCGTTTCTCTTTTTTACACTAATTTATTAACTAACTTTGACAATTATTTTTGTATATTATGTAAAaacaaacatagtcaagtgagatcttgttaaattcgtgtCAATGtgaggattccaaatatcatttttttataatttttacttacacgtaattagagatattaatgttcaaagaagcATATTAGGAtacgtgaaaaaagaaatgatACATCTATTGCGAAACAGAGTTAATATGAGAATAACCTCTATGATCCAACTGcccaaaccccccccccccctattaTTTATCATGGTCTTCATGGTCGGGGTTATGAACTTAGGATTGAAAGGCGTTATGACTAGaggtgtcaaatcgggtcacAGGATGGGTTATGGGTTGACCCATGGCAGTTCGGGTCTATTCGGTtcgggtcaagttcggatcAAAAGTTATCGGGATCagatcgggtttgggtcgggtctATTCGGTTCGGGTCAATTTCAGGTCAATTGTTGTCGGGTCCGGGTAAATTTCGGGTCGGTTCAAGTTCGATTCGGGTAAAAAACGGACCCGGTGTTCCCGGGTCGGGTTCTAAACGGGTTTTATCGGGTCAAACCCGGGTCGGGTAACTTTGGGCCGGGTAGACTTTGACTCGGGTCATTTCAGTTCAGGTTAATTCAGTACCAGTTCGATATCGGTTCGGGTCATTTCAGTTAGGTCTCGGGTTGAATCGATTAATTCATTCTAGATCTTTTCAAGTCATTATCGATTACTTTTTCCATTCTATTTCTAATTAGACAAGTTATTAATCTACGTATTTACGAGTATTTTAAATTTACTAAACTACAACATCGTTATAATTTTATATCAATATTTGTGTTTCTGCCTGAGAAACTGTGAATATAATAACTTGGGGATTAACGTAACCGATGACGTATTCGACCGTGATTTCCTTATATCCGACCACCTGTGTTACCGTGTTTAGATAGTCCCTGAATGTATCCGAGGAACCTTCGTATGATAATTAAAATTAGATAAGTTGTTGTTAAGTGAGAAGAACTAGAGAGAGAGTGACTGATTTGCTTTTTTAGGTAATGATTAGATAGATCTTTTTATGATTACAGCAGAGTATTTATATGATTACACGGGGGTAATTATGTAATTACGTCTATTTTTAGTGAACAACTGTCCTTCTTGGTTCCTAAATAAGAAGGGCATTTTTGTCTTTTTACATTGAGTTGGGCTGACCAAGTATATGGGCCCAAACAATTAGCCCCACGCTTGACGTAGGAGATGGCATCCTCGGTATGTCGTATGTCGAGCGGAGTTCAGTACCAGACATGGTATATTATCCTATGGCGTCGAGGAACCTCTTCCTTTTTGGACTCCTGGATCCTATAGTGTCGAGGAGCATCCATTCATGTTGCTCGGTTGGAGTCTTTTCTTCGTGTGTAGTCCACCTTGCGCCGTCGAGGAGCGTCACGGGGTCCATACCGTGACATTCGGTCGAGGACCTCATATTGCGAGCGAGCATGCATTAGCCCCAAGTGTGGCGGAACTCTATGGCCTCGGCCAAGAAGCGTTGATGATGCCATCCTATATGGCGATGGAGGGGGCCTCCTTGGTATAGGAATTTCGGATCTTTGGGCGAGGAACCCACCTCGCCGTCTGAGTGGGAATTCATGGTCGAGGGACCTCCATCGGTCGAGGAACCTTCCTTTGTCGAGGAGCGTCCCTTCGGGTTGGTGCGATAGGTCATTGTCGTCCGAGTAAGGACTCGTAGTCAAGGTAGAGTAGGAACTCACGGTCGAGGAACCTACTTTTCCACGGCCGAGGAACCTACTTTGCCGTCCGAATGGGAATTCATGGTCGAGGGACCTCCATTGGTCGAGGAACCTCCCTTTGTCGAGGAGCGTCCCTTTGGGCTTGTGCGACGTGAGGTAGTAGGGGAAACCCACTCATCGAGGGTTTGGTCGGAGGGATTAACGATATCCCCTTTTACTTTGTTGCCCGAGTAGGAACTCATGGTCGAGGAACCTACTTTGTCATCCGAGTAGGGATTCATAGTCGAGGAACCTCCTGCGGTCGAGGAACCTCCTTTGGTGGAGTTCTTTGGCTTTTGGTCGAAGACCCTATATAGGATGGTCGACTTAAATAGAGATCCCCCAACGACACCACGGTCGATGGCTGCGTCGTCGAGGAAGATCCTAGGCCCACGTGATGAAGCTTGGTCAAGGACCTTCTCCTTTCGAGTGTTTGCTTGGTCGGGGAAATGAATGGACTTGGTCGAGGAACATCTCTCATGGGATGGGCCTCACCTTGCGTTGTCGAGGAACACTTTGGGTTCACATTATGGCATTCGGTCGTGGGCCTCATGTGTTGAGCACCTCGCTTGGTCGAGGAACCCTTCGAATCCGGTCGAGGGACCTTCCTTCGTCCCTTCTGCTTTTGTCGAGTCGGATCGTGTGTCATAGGAGTGTCAAGGAGGCTTTGCCGAGGAACTTTCTGGATTTGTCGACTTGATTTAATTTTAAGTAGAGAGATAATTAGCTCTTCACGTTGAGATTTTTGAGTGACTAATAAGCCCCAAGGGTAAGTTTGATGTCCGCATGAGATAGGTCGACCTCTATATGAGGAGGATGCCCTTTAAGAAAGGTCTTTGGACACTTAAACGATATGCTTAAGTATGCCTTGGAAAAAGGTCTTTGGACACTTAATCAGATTTTAAGTGTACTCTTCGAACATCTTATTTGAGCGAGGAGCTAATGAGTCCCGAGAGTTCGAAGAGGTATTCAGTAAAGGGTTTCGCTCTTCGTGTCGAAGAGTAAAAGTTTGTAACAACAACGGTGGTGACGTGGCACCGATTAGGCGATGGATATAAGATGACATGGAGTCGATAGTGGTGTGACAATCCATTTGGACAAGGCCATGGTGGGCCGCTTCGCCACGTCGTCTAAGTCTGAAGATCAGGTTAGTAAGCCAACGCGGGCTTTGTAGGTTATGGGCTTGTTAGAGCCTCAGGGTTATTTCCCTAGTTTCTTTTATCTAATTCTTCCATGGACAGGATCCTAAAAAACTCAAGAGGAAGAGAGCGCCTGCCGATTCGGTTCCGACGGTTGCTCTGACTGAACCGGCGCCAAGGAAGGTGTCTCGTGCCGTGTCGACGATCGCTGTTTCGGGTTCCAAGGGAACGAAAGCCGCTAAGAGAGTGGTTCCTACCCCTCTTAGTGTTTGTCTCGACGAGGGGGAGAGGCGCCAAGCCCCAGCGTCCGAGGATGGTCGTGAACTATCTTCTAAGTATCTCGCCGAGGAGGCTTCTTTGGCTCGGGGGTCTTTGATGTGTCTTTTGACAGATGATGGAGGTTCGAAGCCTTTTGCAGAGCTTCTCGCTAATCTGAAGAATCGGCGTATGAGCAAGGCGATGAATGAGTTGTTTACTCCTGCCAATGATGCTCATTTGTCCTCCCTTGGGAAGTTTGAGACCGATGCCCTTCATGAGAGTTGGGTTGAGGTAAGTTTCTCGATATAGTTCCCTCTTCTCTTTTTGAATCTTTTCTATTCCTCTAACTAGATTTTCCATTTCAGTTTTCCATCAGGATGATGACTTACACACGTCGATGCTACAATGGGGTTGCGGATGAGGTAGAGAAGCTGACGGACGAGATCGGGAAACTTCAGGAGAAAGAGAAGATGCATTTTTCGGAGGTAAGTGAGCTGAAGAAGAAGCTTCACTAGACTGAGTCCGAGTTGGACCGCGCTAAGAGGAGCATCAAGAATGACGAGGGGGAGCTTCAGCAGGCCAAGGATGATATGCCAAGGCTAAGGAAGAGGCAACGACTTTCCAAAGTCAGCGTGACTCCGTTAATCGGGCATTGAAGGATGTGAAAGCTGAGTTGGAGGTCGTCAAGGGTCGTCTGAAGACCTCCGAGGCTATGGTTGGTGAGATTTTGAGTTCGCAGAACCGTCTCAAGGAGAAGATCGTCGAGGAATGGAAGAATCCAGAGGAGGGTGAGGCTCATAATGTCGAGATAGGTCTTGAGGCGACTACTTTTGTTACTTCAGATATATTGCGTCGAGTTCAACTTGCTTTGGCTGAGTTTGCGCCCAGTATTGGTTGGGATGAGATACAAGGGAAGTATGATTCTATTTTGGCCAAGGAGCGAGAGGATCTTAGGGCTCAGCTGGTTGCTTAGGACAAGGTTGATGGAGGCGAGGTCGATTCGTCTGACTCTGATTCTGCTAGTACTTCGGGTTCTGACTCGAGCAGTAGTGGTGATGACGACGTTGGTAGCCATGTTGATGTCGTTGACCCTTAGGCAGATGATTGTGCTTTTCTTGTGTTGCTTTTGTAGATTTCTTTCCGTATTTAGTATGATGTAATGTCTGAATATTTGAACATTCGGTCCTTCGTAGAGGAACATTGATATTTGAACTAAGTTTGGTCCTTCGTAGAGGAACATTGTCAAGAAATTAAATCTAAGTACTTTTCGAGATTTTTGGCTCAAAACTTTCTTTCGTTTCATTCAACATAGCCTTACACTTTATTTATTACAATGATGAAGTTATTTATCACTTTGGCGACAATGCCCCTATTATGCCTCTAGCTACATCATTGCTATTAAATACGTACCGGACACTTTAGACGCAGAATTTTTTGAGGTTATCGGCATTCCATGGTCGAGGAAGGTGCTTGCCTTTGGTGTCGACTAGGTTGTAGGTCCCAGGTCGAAAGACTTTTGCAATCTTGTAAGGGCCTTCACAGTTAGGTCCCAATTTTTCGAGAGTGCTTCTTCGGCCAGTTGCCTCGACTTTCCTTTGTACCCAATCTACTTCGTGCAGTGGCCGAGGGAGAACTCTTTTGTTGGAGTACCGAGCAATCTTCTGCTTATAGGCAATGGACTTGAGCAGAGTGTTTCCTCTTGTTTCCAGGAGCAAGTCGAGATTAACCCTTTTTTTGGCTTCATTTTTCTCGTAATCATAGTAAGTGACTCGGGGTGAGGGAATGCCAACTTCGACGGGAAGGACGGCGTCGCTTCCATAGACAAGTGAAAAAGGAGTTTGCCCGGTAGATTCTTTGACGATGGTTCGAGTCGACCACAAGACACCAGGTAGGTCATCGACCCAAGAACCACTAGACCCCTCGATCATTGTCTTGAGTCCATTTAAGATAATCTTGTTAGCAAATTCTGCTTGGCCATTGCTTTGGGGCCTTGAAACCGACGTGAACCGAGTTTGTATGCCGAAGCGATCACAGTATCCTTTGGTGGCTTTGCTGTCAAACTGTCGACCATTGTCTGATATGAGTGTCCAAGGGACTCCAAATCTCGTGAAGGGCATCACTTTGTAGCAATATACTCCTTGGCTGGTGATGAAGGCAGTGTGAGCTTGGTCTTTTTCGGACATGGGAATCTGATGATAGCCTGCAttggcatccatgaagctgaacAGGTCGTGTCCAGCCGTGGAGTCGACGAGCCTGTCAATTTTTGGCAGAGGATAGTCATCTTTGGGGCAAGCTTTATTTAGATCTGTGAAGTCGACGCACATTCGCCAGGTTCCGTTTGGCTTCTTTACCAAGACCACATTAGAGAGCCACTCTGAGTATTGACACTCCCGGATGAACCCTGCCTCCAACAATTTGTGGATTTCCTCAGCAGCAGCTTGGCTGCGCTCTAGGCCTTGATGCCGCAACTTCTGTTTGATTGGTCGATGACCTTCTTTGATGTTCAGTTCGTGCACCATAGTTTGTCGGTCGATGCCCGATATTTCCTTGACCGAGAAGGCAAACACATCCCTGTATTCTCGCAGAATAGCAATGATTTTACCTCGTAACTCTTCGTCTAGGTTCTTTCCAACCCGAACAGTATGTAGCGGATCTTTGTCGAGTAAGATCTCCTCATCTTCCTCGGCTGGTCTAGGGCGGGCATAATGTTTTGGATCTTCGCCAAGGAATACACCTAGATCGTCAGCCGAGGACCCTTTTTCCGCCGAACGTCTCTTCTTCAGAGGGGGTTCTGTACTTGAGATCGAGTTTTTCTCATTCTTGAAGCTGTTGTTGTAACATTGTCGAGCAGATCGCTGATCCCCATAGATTTTTCCGACTAACCCGTTGTCTGTTTCATATTGGAGAAGGAGTTGATAGGTTGAGATGGAAGCCTTGATTTTGTTTAGCAGAGGTCTCCCCACTATTATGTTGTAGGGCAAGGGTATGTCGACGACCATGAAGTCTATGGGAAGgatttttccttttcctttttctccGATACAGACGGGGAGTTTGATCATGCCGACGGGGTATACTGATTGACCACCGAATCCTACGAGGGGTTGGCTGATGTCGTTGAGGTCACTTTTCTTGTAACGTAGCCTCTGGAGGCATTCAAGAGTTAGGATGTCAGTCGAGCTTCCACTATCAATCAACACCCTCTTTACTGTTCGGTTGGCTACCTTAATTTCAACGACTAGGGGATCATCGTGCGGGGCACGGATAATTCGAGAGGGGTCCTCTTGGAACGTTATTGGTGGACACTTGAGGTCTGATGAAGGTGCTTCGACGTCGAGGATCTGATGGGTTAGTGCGTGCAAGTGTCTTTTTCTGGCGTTGTCGGTTAGGCCACCATATGCGAGACCCCCGGCTATCACCCCAACATATCCCTCGGTATGATCGCTCTGGACATCTGATCCCTTGTTATCTTCCTTCTTGCCAGAGGAGGAACCCTTCAAATATTTGTTCAACTTTCCCTCGTCGGCGAGTCTGTCCAAGGCCCTTTTCAATTCTCGACAGTCCTTGGTGGTGTGTCCGCACTCTTTGTGGAACTCACACCAAAGGCTCTTGTCTCTTTTGGACGCGGGGGTCCTGATCGGGGTTGGACTCGGCAACAACGACTTTTCCTTGATGTCAAGGTATATCTCCCTCCTGTTATTGTTATACCGAGGATCGTTTCCATTGTCAGTTTCTCTGGGTTTCTTCTCTTTTTCTCGTCCAACGACCTCTTTTCTCCTCTTAAGGTCAGTCTCGACCGACGGATTGCAGATTTCCGCGGATTGAATGTATCTCTGAGCCCGGACCATTGCTTGGGGCAGGGTAGATATTTGCTCGTCGGCCAAGACCCAACGAAATCGGCTTCCTGCCTTTAGCCCGGTCATGAGTGCGGTGAAGGCAACGGAATcttgcaagtttggtatgttcaAGGACTCGTCATTGAATCTCTTGATGTATTCCTTGAGACTTTCATTGGGCTGCTGTCGGACGGACATGAGATGCATACTGGTCTTCTTGTATACTTGTCCGGCAATGAACTGTGATTTGAATAGAGATTCGAGCACTGAGAATCTCGTGACGACACCGGCCGATAGCCCAGAGAACCATGAGAGAGCCATCCCTTTGAGAGTGGCGGGGAAGAACCGGCACCATGCCGCTTCATCTCCTGTTTGGACAGTCATTCGGGCCTTGTAGGCATCCATGTGGTCATTCGGGTCAGAGGTCCCGTCATATGGGTCGATAGAGGGCACCTTGACTTTGTTCGGGGTTGGTGCTTCAATGATCTGCCTACTAAAAGGACTTAGGAAGCTGAGGTTGTCGAGCTGCACCTCATCTCGAGGGAGGGTTGGTTCCCGTCTCCCGGTCCGAGGAGGTTCTCTCCCTGTTTGGGTGTGTCTATCCGCCCTTCTTCCAGatgtgattgagttttcctCTTGATCTCGTTCTCGAGAGGATCCGTGTCGAGATCTTGGAGGTTCCACTGGGGTGGGGGAGCGTCGAGGGTGATCAAGGGACCTTCTCGAACTCTCATGTTGAGAGTGAGTAGAGACCCTCCTGGCGTCGAGCTCGCCTCTCCTGAGTCTTCGTTGGACAATCACATTTCGAGCATCGCTTCGGCCATGCCTCTGGGGTGGCGGGGGGAGGCTTCTCGATGTCTGGTATCTCCCTGTGTGTCGAGGAGGATTCAGTGGTAGTTCATGGTCTCTTTCGGACCGAGGAGGACCTCTCGTAGAGAATGTGCTTCTAGGGGGCTGGAGGCGTGATCTTGTCTCCCGCTGGTCTAGGACCTCCTCCGATGACCTTGGTTGCCCTCTGGGTCGAGATGGGCCTTCATTACCATCCCGGAGGTTCAACACGGCGGCCCTGAGGCTGCGCTCCAAAGTGTCATTGAACTGCTCAGCCAGTCTCCTTAAGTCCTCCTGTGTGACGGGCAAAGGTCCCTCGACTTCTCCATGAGGTTGCGGGTCGCTGGCATGGATCGACTCGAGCACGTGATCGTGTCGAGAAGACAGCACTGGACCATGACGCGACTGATCATCGACATGTCTGGAGGCCGAGGACCTTCCTTGAGAGGGTGACTGGGTAGGTGAGGGATGTCGAATGGGTGACGGTCGTCGAGCACGTCTGGTGTTCACCATGGCTTCTTGTTAAGcgttccccacagacggcgccaaactgtttctGCCTGAGAAACTATGAATATAATAACTTGGGGATTAACGTAACCGATGACGTATTTGACCGTGATTTCCTTATATCCGACCACCTGTGTTACCGTTTTTAGATAGTCCCTGAATGTATCCGAGGAACCTTCGTATGATAATTAAAATTAGATAAGTTGTTGTTAAGTGAGAAGAACTAGAGAGAGAGTGACTGATTTGCTTTTTTAGGTAATGATTAGATAGATCTTTTTAATGATTACAGCAGAGTATTTATATGATTACACGGGGGTAATTATGTAATTACGTCTATTTTTAGTGAACAACTGTCCTTCTTGGTTCCTAAATAAGAAGGGCATTTTTGTCTTTTTACATTGAGTTGGGCTGACCAAGTATATGGGCCCAAACaatttgttttaagttattAGATGATTAATGATTATATAACGAGAACCATATGTAAATAATAGATATACAATATATGTAAATCTATAAGAAATTAAGAATATAACTCTTTAAGTTAACACGaaattcaacttactaaataataACGATTATAGTGTATAAGAACATACATCATAATATATACTCCAAATATAGTTAaacaactactccgtataacttATCACAACAATTCTTCAATTTACTAGTAGTCCTAACAGGTTTAAAGAACATAGTATTCATTTTTATATCATGAATTTGATCATATCATTAGACATTTAATGATTATTACATGTATACAAGTACTTGATTAACAAGAAATAGGTAATTGAAACTGATAACGCTATATCGAGATAACATATACATTAAAGTATGAAACAATAAATCTATGAGATTGTATCAGTCGACAGAAAACCAAACACGACCAATATGTCAAGTGTTAACGATCATAATGACATATAAGAACGCAAAATTCACAAGACATTAACGTACTCTACAAGTGTAAGAATTGAAAGTATAACAACTAGGCGGAAATAACTATTAGGAGTTGGATTATATCATTAAACATTGGTCAATTATTACTAGTATACAAAGTACTTAATTGTAAATAGTTAATTGGATCTGATAACATTATAATGAGACACATGCAGGGACGTAATCTATGAGATCTCTTTTAGTTGACTATATATCATTAGAGATCAATGTGTTGAACGACTAATTAATacgaaatatatattctatagAGCACTTCATATAACTTATACTCGTATAAGACTATAAGTATCCAACAATACAATACGTAATAAGAACCAATATGTAATTATTATATTCCGATCTGTATTAGGTTTGAAACCAAATACAACCCGTTGACCACATCTAGGCACTGTTCTTTTGGACttgttttgacttatttcagacaaaataagtttagataagttcacttaagttcagataatataagttcagcagaaataagttttgttcagacgttttcacacacaaattagtttatttcagacaaaataagttttaataagttcagataagttcagtcaagttcagataagttcatttaagttcatacAAATTACTTCCGAACTACTACTAGTATCCCACCTTTCCACATGGTGAGCTACTGTATTGCCTACCCTTTTCACatggtagggagaactcgtgttcgatcccccgcaacaacaattgcgaggggactggaacctatccacccataacttgccccgaatccggattaacccTAAAGGTAAACCGAGTgctaacacacaaaaaaaaagttttagtttGACAAATTAATATTTACGAATTAAATTGAACCAAAAGGATGCTTTATTAATTTTCAAAGTCACAAAGAGAAAACATAATCCACACAACTCTCTTCAATGAAAATCACACCGTTGATTAAACAAAATCAACGGCTCTCAACAAATCACCCCCCAATACACAGATCGTGACCTTACTATAAAAACTTACTCCTTAAAACCCTTTACCCTCAACCTACCCGCCTCCCACTCCTCTTCTCTCCCTCCCTCCCTCTTTTTCAAGCTGCTCTTCCCTTCTCTGCTTTTCGGACCTCCAAACCCCACCAACCAGCGCTATTGACGACCGCCTACCATATGCGTCGTCCGAATACCCCATCAGACAACACCGAAACCCCCTTAATATTCCTCCTGTTGATTAGCCATAGAAACCCCAAAAACCCATTAAAAATTTGCAAGCAAGCCGTCAATTAATCTCAAATGTTCCCGGTTCGTTGTCAATTGTTGAGCGAGCATTTTTGTGGTTAATGATTTTATGGTTCCGGATCAATTTGTAATCACAATTAACAACGAATCCAATATTTTGTAATTATGGAGCTAGTTTAAGAATAATGGACGCTGTTCTGAGTACTG
This sequence is a window from Spinacia oleracea cultivar Varoflay chromosome 1, BTI_SOV_V1, whole genome shotgun sequence. Protein-coding genes within it:
- the LOC130465673 gene encoding uncharacterized protein, which gives rise to MVGRFATSSKSEDQDPKKLKRKRAPADSVPTVALTEPAPRKVSRAVSTIAVSGSKGTKAAKRVVPTPLSVCLDEGERRQAPASEDGRELSSKYLAEEASLARGSLMCLLTDDGGSKPFAELLANLKNRRMSKAMNELFTPANDAHLSSLGKFETDALHESWVEFSIRMMTYTRRCYNGVADEVEKLTDEIGKLQEKEKMHFSEVSELKKKLH